From one bacterium Scap17 genomic stretch:
- a CDS encoding c-type cytochrome encodes MTVMSYLSSLPLQDTDRSGGEGSVRKHDTNAYSLPAKNLSFDQRLSFSVGNSFFKSPWVIAPASTTARDGLGPLFNTNACQNCHVKDGRGSLPAEGDPSVGLFLRLGLPDSHEDSWSDEEREFRRIAGVMPHPVYGTQLQNAAAPGIAREGRMQVDYEPVTVTLADGEVIALRKPRYSIVEPGFGDPGAIALSPRLAPGMVGLGLLEAVSDETLLEWADPQDADGDGISGRANTVWSLAEQREVMGRFGWKAGQPDVRQQSAKAFAGDMGLTSHLVSSTDCTPRQKCEALPDGGEIEVDDNVMDNVAFYSRNLAVPTRRDIDDPTVRQGERLFRELECASCHRPRLTTQSGGVAKQLAEQTIWPYSDMLLHDMGEGLADDRREFEASGQEWRTPPLWGIGLAQTVNPATGFLHDGRARTLLEAVLWHGGEAQPSRDAVVALPTDQREALLRFLETL; translated from the coding sequence ATGACAGTGATGAGCTATCTGTCTTCCCTGCCCTTGCAGGATACCGACAGAAGCGGTGGCGAAGGCAGCGTACGCAAGCATGACACCAATGCCTACTCCCTGCCGGCCAAGAACCTGAGCTTCGATCAGCGTCTGTCCTTCAGTGTCGGCAACAGCTTCTTCAAGAGCCCCTGGGTGATCGCGCCCGCCAGCACCACCGCACGCGATGGTCTCGGCCCGCTGTTCAACACCAACGCCTGCCAGAACTGCCACGTCAAGGATGGCCGCGGCAGCCTGCCGGCCGAGGGCGACCCCTCGGTGGGCCTTTTCCTGCGCCTGGGCCTGCCGGACAGCCACGAGGACAGCTGGAGCGATGAGGAGCGTGAATTCCGGCGTATCGCTGGGGTAATGCCACATCCTGTCTATGGCACCCAGCTGCAGAATGCTGCCGCACCGGGCATCGCGCGCGAAGGCCGCATGCAGGTGGATTACGAGCCAGTGACGGTGACCCTGGCGGACGGAGAAGTGATCGCGTTGCGCAAGCCGCGCTATTCCATCGTCGAACCCGGCTTCGGTGACCCGGGCGCCATCGCGCTCTCCCCGCGTCTCGCCCCCGGCATGGTGGGTCTGGGGCTGCTCGAGGCGGTTAGCGACGAGACCTTGCTCGAGTGGGCCGACCCGCAGGATGCGGATGGCGACGGCATCAGCGGGCGCGCCAACACAGTCTGGTCACTTGCCGAGCAACGCGAGGTCATGGGGCGTTTCGGCTGGAAAGCCGGTCAGCCCGATGTGCGACAGCAGAGCGCCAAGGCCTTCGCCGGTGACATGGGGCTGACTTCCCATCTGGTCAGCTCCACCGACTGCACCCCGCGTCAGAAGTGCGAGGCATTGCCCGATGGCGGGGAGATCGAGGTCGACGACAACGTGATGGACAACGTGGCCTTCTACTCGCGCAATCTGGCCGTGCCCACCCGACGTGATATCGATGACCCGACGGTGCGCCAGGGCGAGCGACTGTTCCGCGAGCTTGAATGCGCCAGCTGCCACCGCCCTCGCCTGACCACCCAGTCCGGCGGCGTGGCGAAACAACTGGCCGAGCAGACGATCTGGCCCTACAGCGACATGCTGCTGCATGACATGGGCGAAGGACTGGCGGATGATCGCCGCGAATTCGAGGCCAGCGGCCAGGAATGGCGCACGCCGCCCCTGTGGGGCATCGGCCTGGCCCAGACGGTCAACCCTGCCACGGGCTTCTTGCATGATGGCCGTGCACGCACCCTGCTCGAGGCCGTGCTATGGCATGGCGGCGAAGCACAGCCCAGCCGCGATGCCGTCGTGGCCCTACCGACTGACCAGCGTGAAGCCCTGTTGCGCTTCCTCGAGACTCTCTGA
- a CDS encoding peptidase — protein sequence MFTGAALAEHHGDAHDNAVTAAAVVAQYANVAHATYSDALASANALRAANAALIESPSEATLAAARAAWKQARVAYQQSEVFRFGNAIVDDWEGQLNAWPLDEGLIDYVEGDGYQAELGNPGASANIIASDSVQIGADKIDTTEITPELLASLNELGGFEANVASGYHAIEFLLWGQDMHGFESGAGERPASDYAKGEDCTGGHCERRGAYLLAANDLLISDLEYMVGQWAQGDKANYRAELTSLPAGEGLEKMLFGMGSLSLGELAGERMKVALEANSYEDEHDCFSDNTHYSHFYNAKGIQNVYEGKYVTLDGRTFEGPSLHALVAQNDPELAEKMHAALDTTMGQLQVMVDTAETEGGMKFDQLIAPGNAEGAEIINASIQDLVAQTRLIEEIAGTVGIDGLEADTADHEF from the coding sequence ATGTTCACCGGTGCCGCCTTGGCAGAGCATCATGGCGACGCACATGACAATGCGGTGACGGCAGCCGCTGTCGTCGCTCAGTACGCCAACGTCGCGCACGCTACCTACAGCGATGCCCTGGCCAGTGCCAATGCCCTGCGCGCCGCCAATGCCGCGCTGATCGAGTCGCCGTCCGAGGCGACGCTGGCCGCGGCACGTGCCGCCTGGAAGCAGGCGCGCGTCGCCTACCAGCAGAGTGAAGTCTTCCGCTTCGGCAATGCCATCGTCGACGACTGGGAAGGTCAGCTGAACGCCTGGCCGCTGGATGAAGGGCTGATCGATTACGTCGAAGGCGACGGCTATCAGGCCGAGCTGGGCAACCCGGGTGCCAGCGCCAACATCATCGCCAGCGACAGCGTGCAGATCGGTGCCGACAAGATCGACACCACCGAGATCACCCCGGAGCTGCTGGCATCCCTCAACGAGCTGGGCGGTTTCGAGGCCAATGTGGCCAGCGGCTACCATGCCATCGAATTCCTGCTCTGGGGCCAGGACATGCACGGCTTCGAGTCTGGCGCAGGCGAGCGTCCGGCATCGGACTATGCCAAGGGCGAGGACTGCACCGGCGGCCACTGTGAACGTCGTGGCGCCTACCTGCTGGCCGCCAACGACCTGTTGATCAGCGACCTGGAATACATGGTCGGCCAATGGGCACAGGGCGACAAGGCCAACTATCGCGCGGAACTGACCTCGCTGCCGGCCGGTGAAGGTCTCGAAAAGATGCTGTTCGGCATGGGCTCCCTGTCATTGGGTGAGCTGGCCGGTGAGCGCATGAAGGTCGCGCTGGAAGCCAACTCCTATGAAGACGAGCACGACTGTTTCTCCGACAACACCCACTACTCGCACTTCTACAATGCCAAGGGCATCCAGAACGTCTACGAAGGCAAGTACGTGACCCTGGATGGTCGCACCTTCGAAGGCCCGTCACTCCATGCGCTCGTCGCCCAGAATGACCCGGAACTGGCTGAGAAGATGCACGCGGCGCTGGACACCACCATGGGCCAGCTGCAGGTGATGGTCGACACGGCAGAAACCGAGGGTGGCATGAAGTTTGACCAGTTGATCGCCCCGGGCAATGCCGAAGGCGCCGAGATCATCAATGCCAGCATTCAGGATCTGGTCGCCCAGACCCGTCTGATCGAAGAGATTGCCGGTACCGTCGGTATCGATGGCCTGGAAGCCGATACGGCAGATCACGAATTCTGA
- a CDS encoding ABC transporter ATP-binding protein — protein MSHPSFSTDNAGATASVLRLDDLCIRFGQTPVVRHLSLEVRRGECLAIVGESGSGKSVSLLASLGLLPGHAHVTGQREFTPLDGKSLDLATLTPRQWQRVRGGQIGFVFQEPMTSLNPLTRIGEQISESLRLQQGLRGNAARQRVIELLKQVQLPRPEELIDAWPHQLSGGQRQRVMIAMAMANQPPLLIADEPTTALDVTVQQEILKLLDRLRRDQGMAMILISHDLNLVRRHADRVIVMREGECIEQGRVSEVFDSPKAEYTRELLGAEPEGLAGDLSAEDAASPVLTARQLEVRFSRSKKLFQKRPADFIAVHPLDLTLARGETLGVVGESGSGKTTLALALLKLQAARGEIHLERERIDTLDRNALRLRRRQMQIVFQDPYGSLSPRMPVADIISEGLRFHQPELSVDEIRLRVAQVLEEVELPSACADRYPHEFSGGQRQRIALARALILEPRLLVLDEPTSALDRSVQKQLIALLRELQTRRGLSYLFISHDLAVVRALSHRVMVLREGRLVETGTTAEVLGNPREDYTRALIQAAGLA, from the coding sequence ATGAGTCATCCCTCTTTCTCTACCGACAACGCTGGCGCCACTGCCAGCGTGCTGAGACTAGACGACCTCTGCATCCGCTTCGGTCAGACTCCCGTGGTCAGGCACCTCTCCCTCGAGGTGAGGCGCGGTGAATGCCTGGCCATCGTCGGCGAGTCCGGGTCGGGCAAGTCCGTCAGCCTGCTGGCAAGTCTCGGCCTGCTGCCGGGCCACGCCCATGTCACCGGGCAGCGCGAATTCACGCCGCTGGACGGCAAGTCGCTGGATCTCGCCACATTGACGCCGCGCCAGTGGCAGCGAGTCCGTGGCGGCCAGATAGGTTTCGTGTTCCAGGAGCCGATGACCTCGCTCAACCCGCTGACGCGTATCGGCGAACAGATCAGCGAAAGCCTGCGCCTCCAGCAGGGGTTGCGCGGCAATGCGGCACGCCAGCGAGTCATCGAATTGCTCAAGCAGGTGCAGCTGCCGCGCCCCGAGGAATTGATCGATGCCTGGCCACACCAGCTTTCCGGTGGACAGCGTCAGCGCGTGATGATCGCCATGGCGATGGCCAATCAGCCGCCGCTGTTGATCGCCGATGAACCCACCACGGCACTCGATGTCACCGTGCAGCAGGAAATCCTCAAGCTGCTGGATCGCCTGCGTCGTGACCAGGGCATGGCCATGATCCTGATCAGCCACGACCTCAATCTGGTGCGCCGCCACGCCGACCGCGTGATCGTGATGCGCGAGGGCGAATGCATCGAGCAGGGCCGCGTCAGCGAGGTCTTCGATTCGCCCAAGGCGGAGTACACCCGCGAGTTGCTGGGTGCCGAGCCCGAGGGGCTCGCCGGCGACCTGAGCGCCGAGGACGCCGCGTCTCCCGTGCTCACCGCGCGCCAGCTGGAGGTGCGTTTCTCGCGCAGCAAGAAGCTTTTCCAGAAGCGCCCGGCGGACTTCATTGCCGTGCATCCGCTGGATCTGACACTGGCACGCGGCGAGACACTCGGTGTTGTCGGGGAATCGGGCTCCGGCAAGACGACACTCGCCCTGGCACTTCTGAAGCTGCAGGCGGCCAGAGGCGAGATCCATCTCGAACGCGAGCGAATCGATACCCTGGATCGCAACGCGCTGCGTCTGCGTCGCCGCCAGATGCAGATCGTCTTCCAGGACCCTTACGGCTCGCTGTCCCCGCGCATGCCCGTGGCGGACATCATCAGCGAAGGCCTGCGCTTTCATCAGCCCGAGCTTTCAGTGGACGAGATACGTCTGCGAGTGGCACAGGTACTCGAGGAAGTCGAACTGCCCTCGGCGTGTGCCGACCGTTATCCTCATGAGTTCTCCGGCGGCCAGCGTCAGCGGATTGCGCTGGCGCGTGCGCTGATCCTCGAACCCCGCCTGCTGGTGCTCGATGAGCCCACCTCGGCACTGGATCGTAGCGTGCAGAAACAGCTGATTGCCCTGCTGCGTGAACTCCAGACACGCCGAGGCCTGAGCTATCTGTTCATCAGCCATGACCTGGCAGTGGTACGCGCGCTGTCCCACCGAGTGATGGTGTTGCGTGAGGGACGCCTGGTGGAGACGGGCACGACGGCAGAGGTGCTCGGCAACCCTCGCGAGGACTATACGCGTGCCCTGATACAGGCCGCGGGTCTGGCCTGA
- a CDS encoding ABC transporter permease, whose protein sequence is MRHETTVHRTSNHETPAHDASDESQQPLERPRASRLSPITRRRMAAFRDNRRAWWSLVIFGVLFVLSLGAELIANDRPLLVKYQGETYLPMLHEYPETTFGGFLPTATDYRDPYVIEAIEAQGFMLNTLIPYSYDTLDLNLGSPAPSAPNGRHWLGTDDQGRDVLARVIYGFRLSVIFALVLTAGSLVLGVLIGGVQGYFGGKVDLIGQRLIEVWSGLPVLFLLIILASIVEPNLWWLTGIMLLFSWLGIVDIVRAEFLRARNLEYVRAARAMGLPSRLIMWRHVLPNAMVATLTFIPFLFTGAITTLTALDFLGFGLPAGSPSLGELVAQGKNNLQAPWLGMTAFLSLGIMLTLLVFIGEGLRDAFDPRHISAREQNA, encoded by the coding sequence ATGCGCCACGAGACAACGGTTCACAGAACATCAAATCACGAAACACCCGCTCACGACGCGAGCGACGAAAGCCAGCAGCCACTGGAACGCCCGCGCGCCTCACGCCTGTCGCCCATCACCCGACGGCGCATGGCGGCCTTTCGTGACAACCGGCGCGCCTGGTGGTCGCTGGTGATCTTCGGCGTACTGTTCGTGCTGTCGCTGGGAGCGGAACTGATCGCCAATGACCGGCCGCTGCTGGTCAAGTATCAGGGCGAGACCTACCTGCCGATGCTGCATGAGTATCCGGAGACCACCTTCGGCGGCTTTTTGCCCACCGCGACCGACTATCGCGACCCCTATGTGATCGAGGCCATCGAGGCGCAGGGCTTCATGCTCAACACCTTGATCCCCTACTCCTACGACACCCTGGATCTGAATCTGGGGTCTCCGGCCCCGTCCGCTCCCAATGGCCGCCATTGGCTGGGCACCGATGATCAGGGTCGGGACGTGCTGGCGCGGGTGATCTATGGCTTCCGACTGTCGGTGATCTTCGCGCTGGTACTGACGGCCGGCTCACTGGTGCTGGGGGTGCTGATTGGTGGTGTACAGGGCTACTTCGGCGGCAAGGTCGACCTCATCGGACAGCGTCTGATCGAGGTGTGGTCCGGTCTGCCGGTGCTGTTCCTGCTGATCATTCTCGCCAGCATCGTCGAACCGAACCTGTGGTGGCTGACCGGCATCATGTTGCTGTTCTCGTGGCTGGGCATCGTCGATATCGTGCGCGCCGAATTCCTGCGCGCGCGCAATCTGGAATACGTGCGCGCCGCGCGAGCCATGGGCCTGCCCTCGCGACTAATCATGTGGCGTCATGTGCTGCCCAATGCCATGGTCGCCACCCTGACCTTCATTCCCTTCCTGTTCACCGGCGCCATCACCACGCTGACGGCACTGGACTTCCTGGGCTTCGGCCTGCCGGCCGGCTCACCGTCATTGGGCGAGCTGGTCGCCCAGGGCAAGAACAACCTGCAGGCACCGTGGCTGGGCATGACCGCCTTCCTGAGCCTCGGCATCATGCTGACGCTGTTGGTCTTCATCGGCGAAGGGTTGCGTGATGCCTTCGACCCACGTCATATCAGTGCCCGGGAGCAGAACGCATGA
- the yejB gene encoding microcin C ABC transporter permease YejB, giving the protein MGAYILRRILLMIPTLLGILLLNFLIVQAAPGGPIEQLMSRLDGMSAGASTRLNSGGGDGVASGGGGSSTYRGASGVDPALIEELEQQFGFDKPVWERFTDMVVDYAQFDFGDSFFRDRPVIDLMLERLPVSISLGLWTTLLVYLVSIPLGIRKALVHGSRFDIWTSGVVIVGYAIPGFLFAILLIVVFAGGSYLDWFPLRGLTSPDFEELSTASKILDYFHHIALPVLASAIGSFATLTMLTKNSFLDEIHKQYVLTARAKGASEHRILYGHVFRNAMLIIIAGLPAALVGIFFTGSLLIEVIFSLDGLGLLGFEAVLQRDYPLIFGTLYLYTLIGLILKLVSDLMYVWIDPRIDFATREA; this is encoded by the coding sequence TTGGGTGCCTATATTCTGCGCCGGATTCTGTTGATGATTCCGACGCTGCTCGGAATCCTGTTGCTGAATTTTCTGATCGTTCAGGCCGCCCCCGGTGGCCCGATCGAACAACTGATGTCACGCCTGGACGGCATGAGTGCCGGTGCCAGCACTCGTCTCAACAGTGGGGGCGGTGATGGCGTCGCCAGCGGTGGCGGGGGCTCCTCGACCTATCGCGGCGCCTCAGGGGTCGACCCGGCCTTGATCGAGGAGCTGGAGCAGCAGTTCGGCTTCGACAAGCCGGTCTGGGAACGCTTCACCGACATGGTCGTCGATTACGCGCAGTTCGATTTCGGCGACAGCTTCTTCCGTGATCGCCCGGTGATCGACCTGATGCTGGAGCGCCTGCCGGTCTCCATCTCGCTGGGGCTATGGACCACGCTGCTGGTCTATCTGGTCTCGATCCCACTGGGTATCCGCAAGGCGCTGGTGCATGGCTCGCGCTTCGACATCTGGACCTCCGGCGTCGTCATCGTCGGCTATGCCATTCCGGGCTTTTTGTTCGCGATTCTGTTGATCGTGGTATTCGCCGGCGGCAGTTATCTGGACTGGTTCCCGCTCAGGGGGCTGACCTCGCCGGACTTCGAGGAGCTGTCCACCGCCAGCAAGATTCTGGATTACTTCCATCACATCGCCCTGCCCGTGCTGGCCTCCGCCATCGGCAGCTTCGCGACCCTGACGATGCTGACCAAGAACAGCTTCCTGGACGAGATCCACAAGCAATACGTCCTGACGGCACGCGCCAAGGGAGCCAGCGAGCACCGCATCCTCTACGGGCATGTCTTCCGCAACGCCATGCTGATCATCATCGCCGGGCTGCCCGCGGCGCTGGTCGGCATCTTCTTCACCGGCTCGCTGCTGATCGAGGTGATCTTCTCCCTCGACGGGCTGGGGCTGCTCGGCTTCGAGGCTGTCCTGCAGCGCGACTACCCGCTGATCTTCGGCACCCTGTATCTCTATACCCTGATCGGTCTGATCCTGAAGCTGGTCTCTGATCTGATGTATGTGTGGATCGACCCGCGCATCGACTTCGCGACACGGGAGGCCTGA
- a CDS encoding ABC transporter substrate-binding protein: protein MVSGSFTATANAAEPNTTKSNTTKSNTNSEQSADSRPSAETASGTQATSTQATSIPTSNVQAPLDVPTVHGLAIYGEPAHKPGFTHFPYVNPEAPVGGRMTRAAIGSFDSTNPFILKGNSVAGLNYFGGLIYDTLMIPSADEPFTEYGLLASGVRLAEDRSAIEFDIDHRARFHDGVAVTAEDVVFTYRLLKDEGLPFFKSYYHDVTGVSVIDADTVRFEMAPGAARELPLIIGQLPVLPEHYWKSRDFTRATLEIPLGSGPYRMASLVAGRQVRYERVDDYWGKDLPVNKGRHNIQTLVYDYYRDQTVSLEAFKAGSIDLHVESSAKNWATAYDTPALHEGRLKKLEVPDSNPAGMQGFVLNERRERFQDPRVREALALVFDFDWINRNLFYGAYQQTHSYFENSDMAADGMPTGKELALLEPFKDELPKAVFDKPLPIDEPQELRPRLRKALGLLREAGYEVIKGQLVSRSSGKPLTLEVLNYDTQFERIIQPWIRNLARIGIKARIRTVDVNQYINRRRSFDFDVVVGSYPQSNSPGSEQREYWTSDYADVAGSRNLIGLKSPVVDALTDALIQAQTREDLLSATRALDRVLRWGFHVVPQWHLAATRIALWNKFGYPQPFPEYQLSLDSWWIETDKDVSPEPGE, encoded by the coding sequence ATGGTGAGCGGCTCGTTCACTGCCACGGCCAACGCGGCGGAGCCCAATACGACCAAGTCCAATACGACCAAGTCCAATACGAATAGTGAGCAATCTGCCGATTCACGTCCCAGCGCCGAGACGGCGTCGGGCACTCAGGCAACCAGCACTCAGGCAACCAGTATTCCAACCTCGAACGTGCAGGCACCGCTGGACGTCCCGACTGTGCATGGCCTGGCCATCTACGGCGAGCCGGCCCACAAGCCCGGCTTCACGCACTTCCCTTATGTCAATCCAGAGGCGCCGGTCGGCGGTCGCATGACGCGCGCCGCCATCGGCAGCTTCGACTCCACCAATCCCTTCATTCTCAAGGGAAATTCGGTGGCGGGACTCAACTACTTCGGGGGACTGATCTACGACACCCTGATGATCCCCTCCGCCGATGAACCTTTCACCGAATACGGATTGCTGGCCAGCGGCGTCCGCCTGGCCGAGGACCGCAGCGCCATCGAATTCGATATCGATCATCGGGCGCGTTTCCATGATGGCGTGGCGGTGACTGCCGAAGATGTCGTCTTCACCTATCGCCTGCTCAAGGATGAAGGCCTGCCGTTCTTCAAGAGCTACTACCACGATGTCACCGGCGTCAGCGTGATCGATGCCGACACCGTACGTTTCGAGATGGCGCCAGGCGCGGCGCGCGAATTGCCGCTGATCATCGGACAGCTACCGGTGTTGCCGGAGCACTACTGGAAGAGCCGCGACTTCACGCGCGCCACCCTGGAAATCCCGCTGGGTTCCGGCCCCTATCGCATGGCATCTCTGGTCGCCGGCCGCCAGGTTCGCTACGAGCGTGTCGACGACTACTGGGGCAAGGACCTGCCGGTCAACAAGGGCCGCCACAATATCCAGACACTGGTCTACGACTACTACCGGGACCAGACCGTCTCGCTGGAAGCCTTCAAGGCCGGCAGCATCGATCTGCACGTCGAAAGCAGTGCCAAGAACTGGGCGACCGCCTACGACACTCCCGCGCTCCACGAGGGGCGACTGAAGAAGCTGGAAGTCCCGGACAGCAACCCGGCAGGCATGCAGGGCTTCGTGCTCAACGAGCGCCGCGAGCGCTTCCAGGACCCGAGGGTCCGTGAGGCACTGGCGCTGGTCTTCGACTTCGACTGGATCAACCGCAACCTCTTCTACGGCGCCTACCAGCAGACCCACAGCTATTTCGAGAATTCGGACATGGCCGCGGATGGCATGCCCACCGGCAAGGAGCTCGCGCTGCTTGAGCCCTTCAAGGATGAGCTGCCCAAGGCGGTCTTCGACAAGCCTCTGCCGATCGATGAGCCACAGGAATTGCGCCCTCGCCTGCGCAAGGCGTTGGGACTGCTGCGCGAAGCGGGCTATGAAGTGATCAAGGGCCAACTGGTCAGCCGCAGCAGCGGCAAGCCGCTGACGCTAGAGGTGCTCAATTACGATACCCAGTTCGAGCGCATCATCCAGCCGTGGATTCGCAATCTGGCGCGCATCGGCATCAAGGCGCGGATTCGCACCGTCGACGTCAATCAGTACATCAACCGCCGTCGCAGCTTCGACTTCGACGTGGTGGTCGGCAGTTATCCGCAGTCCAATAGTCCCGGCAGCGAGCAGCGTGAATACTGGACCAGCGACTATGCCGACGTGGCCGGCTCACGCAACCTGATCGGGCTGAAGAGCCCGGTGGTGGACGCGCTCACCGATGCTCTGATTCAGGCACAGACCCGCGAAGACCTGCTCAGCGCGACACGGGCACTCGACCGCGTACTGCGCTGGGGCTTCCATGTCGTGCCCCAGTGGCACCTGGCGGCGACGCGCATCGCGCTCTGGAACAAGTTCGGCTATCCGCAGCCCTTCCCGGAATACCAGCTGAGCCTGGACAGCTGGTGGATCGAGACCGACAAGGATGTCTCGCCTGAGCCGGGTGAATGA